The Daucus carota subsp. sativus chromosome 2, DH1 v3.0, whole genome shotgun sequence genome includes a window with the following:
- the LOC108203764 gene encoding uncharacterized protein LOC108203764, translated as MEIPQKVSWCPRKILQARHLALRFINYEVGSGSLFSFWHDPWVDGASLLSKCHPTIISLADSSTNALAGQYILNGSWNLPPSNHLDLRNLRRIVSAVPIRGRDNISWNSLTGNMVRVSSIWNSMHMLPSPPMWTSAVWHPLAIPKCAFTLWLALKGRLLTKDRMQRFNMQTDLKCELCHNAVENHSHIFGSCPFIDFILSGHSFQFTGCWESYVRGNFLLGRPQGIRKQLGALFIAISIYLVWQERNARIHNRAHPTPESIIRFNAKRMLREKLHSCHQFQKAVLKDNNLVMDLY; from the coding sequence ATGGAAATACCTCAGAAAGTCTCCTGGTGTCCTCGTAAGATTCTGCAAGCTCGTCACCTTGCTCTTCGCTTTATTAATTATGAAGTTGGGTCGGGTTCTCTCTTCTCGTTTTGGCATGATCCATGGGTTGATGGAGCTAGTCTTCTTTCTAAGTGCCACCCCACCATCATTTCTCTTGCTGACTCTAGTACTAATGCGCTTGCTGGGCAGTACATTCTCAATGGTTCTTGGAATTTACCTCCATCAAACCACCTGGACTTGAGAAACCTTAGACGTATTGTGAGTGCTGTTCCTATTCGTGGTCGTGACAACATTAGTTGGAATAGTTTAACTGGTAACATGGTTCGTGTTTCTTCTATTTGGAATTCGATGCACATGCTCCCCTCTCCTCCTATGTGGACTTCTGCAGTTTGGCACCCTCTTGCGATTCCGAAATGCGCTTTCACTCTCTGGCTGGCCCTAAAGGGGAGACTGCTCACTAAGGATAGGATGCAGCGTTTCAATATGCAAACTGATCTTAAGTGTGAGCTGTGTCACAATGCCGTTGAAAATCACAGTCACATCTTTGGCTCTTGTCCATTCATTGACTTTATTCTTTCTGGTCATAGCTTTCAATTTACTGGTTGTTGGGAAAGTTATGTTCGTGGGAATTTTTTACTTGGGAGACCACAGGGTATTAGGAAGCAGTTGGGTGCTCTTTTTATTGCTATTTCCATTTACTTGGTATGGCAAGAGCGTAATGCTCGTATTCACAACAGAGCCCACCCCACTCCTGAAAGCATTATCAGATTCAATGCCAAGCGTATGCTCCGTGAAAAGCTACACTCGTGCCATCAATTTCAAAAGGCTGTTTTGAAGGACAACAATTTAGTTATGGACTTATATTAG